In the Oryzias latipes chromosome 9, ASM223467v1 genome, one interval contains:
- the mlxip gene encoding MLX-interacting protein isoform X2 has product MSLRQTYRRATASIKQEQDDDSDTEDSHLELLKVEGLESQIIHSGHFMVSWPHSEHPPKKGYDFDTVNKQTCQTYHFGKTSTSHLSIDASLTKLFECMTLAYSGKLVSPKWKNFKGLKLLWRDKIRLNNAIWRAWYMQYVEKRENPVCHFVTPLDGNMHLDVHRAAETIASDGRCWKRRIEIVIREYHKWRTYFKKRLHKHKDDDLSSLLTGPEEQLSLFGEISPDVLRVSFCQDEESAARRLPRKHIETPAPMEMDPLFDMDVLMSEFSDTLFSTLASHQPLAWPNPREIAHAGNADMIQPGLIPLQPNLDFMDSCDPLQDLFHSLRQPAFPSVFPTSTSVTPLPSSSAQSQASLLPSLNLSVNHPSGSLPMSSPMTTQTSETGVAGYEQNCMPLFARQVASSNQSVVSSESLSREPLVQCLQGQNLASATTIVPSPLNNPSTLDEDVTSSVTTHTAPSTVTSSNVTTTTTISHMSDYSSMSTQPPPLPSQLQPLASLTGGPVQPPQSFALPHPLQSNSAIKVRPRQKIAPSTSHLIFTAPFPGHHSAVLVTPPNLKPDVVSANNSLVIAPSHPGTGSGFHVLPQTQKTPQLMMPKDNPYSPSPKNQKQSPVHSQPGSSQGSPCGLDQVPSPPSLMIGSSTFLTKSEHNQSRRTTHISAEQKRRSNINIGFKTLCNLVPTLRTLSNVPNATTLQKTVEHISKLQQERQQMQEEIKKLREEIEELNTSISACQEQLPATGVPMRQNRLDHMEERFNDYVQRHTFQNWKFWIFSVIIKPLFESFNSMVTTTSKARLCQTTLQWLDCHCSLPVLRPMVLSRLCHLSTTTSILSHPLRLPDEAIKAVTNTDV; this is encoded by the exons ATGTCTCTACGGCAGACTTACCGCCGCGCGACCGCTAGCATAAAGCAGGAGCAGGATGACGACTCGGATACGGAGGACTCTCACCTGGAGCTTCTCAAAGTGGAAGGGCTGGAATCTCAAATCATCCACAGCGGACACTTCATGGTGTCTTGGCCCCACAGCGAGCACCCTCCGAAGAAAGGCTACGACTTTGACACTGTCAACAAGCAGACCTGTCAGACGTATCACTTCGGCAAGACGAGCACGTCGCACCTCTCCATAGACGCGTCCCTCACTAAACTCTTCGAGTGCATGACCCTTGCTTATAG tggcAAACTGGTGTCTCCTAAATGGAAGAACTTTAAAGGTCTAAAGCTGTTATGGAGAGACAAGATTCGCCTCAACAATGCCATATGGAGAGCCTGGTATATGCAGT ATGTGGAAAAGAGAGAGAATCCGGTTTGTCACTTTGTAACGCCTCTGGATGGAAATATGCACTTAGATGTTCACCGAGCTGCAGAG ACCATTGCCAGTGATGGAAGGTGCTGGAAAAGAAGAATAGAAATTGTCATTAGAGAATACCACAAGTGGAGAACATACTTTAAGAAAAGG CTTCATAAACACAAAGATGACGACCTCTCAAGCTTACTTACG GGGCCAGAGGAGCAGTTGTCGCTGTTTGGGGAAATCTCTCCAGACGTGCTGCGTGTCTCCTTTTGTCAGGATGAAGAGAGTGCTGCACGTCGTCTGCCTCGAAAGCACATCGAAACACCCGCCCCGATGGAGATGGACCCCCTCTTTGACATGGACGTTTTAATGTCCGAGTTTTCGGACACCTTGTTTTCCACGCTGGCCTCTCACCAGCCTCTAGCCTGGCCAAATCCCAGAGAGATCG CTCATGCAGGGAACGCAGACATGATCCAGCCGGGACTCATCCCTTTACAACCCAACCTCGATTTCATGGACTCCTGTGATCCTCTGCAAG ACTTATTTCACAGCCTTCGTCAGCCCGCCTTCCCCTCTGTTTTCCCCACTTCAACATCTGTCACCCCTCTACCCAGCAGCAGCGCTCAGTCACAG GCTTCATTATTGCCTTCCTTGAATCTCTCAGTCAACCACCCTTCTGGCTCCCTGCCCATGTCCTCTCCCATGACCACTCAGACGTCTGAAACCGGTGTGGCTGGCTATGAACAAAACTGCATGCCTTTGTTTGCTAGGCAAGTGGCGTCCAGCAATCAGTCCGTGGTTTCTTCCGAGTCCCTGTCCCGTGAACCTCTGGTGCAGTGCCTTCAGGGTCAGAACTTGGCGTCAGCTACAACTATAGTGCCTTCACCTCTGAACAACCCCTCCACTCTGGATGAGGACGTGACTTCATCTGTGACGACACACACAGCTCCTTCTACAGTAACTTCCAGCAATGTCACCACCACCACTACCATCAGCCACATGTCCGACTATAGCTCCATGTCCACACAGCCTCCACCTCTCCCATCCCAACTCCAACCTCTGGCTTCATTGACTGGCGGTCCCGTCCAGCCGCCTCAGTCTTTTGCCCTACCTCACCCTCTCCAGTCAAACAGTGCCATCAAAGTTAGACCTCGGCAGAAGATTGCGCCTTCTACATCTCACCTCATTTTCACAG CTCCTTTTCCCGGTCATCACAGTGCAGTGCTTGTCACCCCCCCAAATCTAAAACCAGATGTGGTTTCTGCTAACAATAGCCTGGTTATCGCTCCTTCTCATCCTGGAACG GGTTCAGGATTTCATGTTTTGCCTCAAACCCAAAAGACTCCTCAGCTAATGATGCCTAAAGACAATCCATATTCACCAAGTCCTAAAAACCAGAAGCAGTCCCCTG ttcacagTCAGCCAGGATCCAGTCAGGGGTCACCCTGTGGGTTAGATCAAGTACCCAGTCCCCCATCACTGATGATTGGCAGTAGTACATTTCTGACAAAGAGTGAACACAATCAG AGTCGGAGGACAACACACATATCTGCAGAACAGAAGAGACGATCCAACATAAACATTGGCTTTAAGACACTCTGCAATCTTGTTCCCACGCTGAGGACATTATCGAAC GTCCCCAATGCAACCACACTACAGAAGACGGTGGAGCACATTAGTAAGCTTCAGCAGGAGAGGCAGCAGATGCAGGAAGAGATCAAGAAACTACGAGAAGAAATTGAAGAGCTCAACACTTCCATTAG CGCATGTCAGGAGCAGCTGCCTGCAACAGGAGTTCCAATGAGGCAGAATCGTCTGGACCACATGGAGGAGAGGTTCAACGATTATGTACAGAGGCACACTTTTCAGAACTGGAAGTTCTGGATC TTTAGCGTCATCATCAAGCCTCTGTTTGAGTCATTCAACAGCATGGTGACGACAACAAGCAAAGCCAGGCTGTGCCAGACCACACTGCAGTGGTTGGATTGTCACTGCTCTCTCCCAGTCCTCAGGCCAA tggtGCTGAGCAGACTCTGTCATCTGAGCACGACCACGTCCATTCTCAGCCATCCTCTACGCCTTCCAGACGAGGCGATCAAGGCCGTCACCAACACAGACGTGTAG
- the mlxip gene encoding MLX-interacting protein isoform X1 codes for MSLRQTYRRATASIKQEQDDDSDTEDSHLELLKVEGLESQIIHSGHFMVSWPHSEHPPKKGYDFDTVNKQTCQTYHFGKTSTSHLSIDASLTKLFECMTLAYSGKLVSPKWKNFKGLKLLWRDKIRLNNAIWRAWYMQYVEKRENPVCHFVTPLDGNMHLDVHRAAETIASDGRCWKRRIEIVIREYHKWRTYFKKRLHKHKDDDLSSLLTGPEEQLSLFGEISPDVLRVSFCQDEESAARRLPRKHIETPAPMEMDPLFDMDVLMSEFSDTLFSTLASHQPLAWPNPREIAHAGNADMIQPGLIPLQPNLDFMDSCDPLQDLFHSLRQPAFPSVFPTSTSVTPLPSSSAQSQASLLPSLNLSVNHPSGSLPMSSPMTTQTSETGVAGYEQNCMPLFARQVASSNQSVVSSESLSREPLVQCLQGQNLASATTIVPSPLNNPSTLDEDVTSSVTTHTAPSTVTSSNVTTTTTISHMSDYSSMSTQPPPLPSQLQPLASLTGGPVQPPQSFALPHPLQSNSAIKVRPRQKIAPSTSHLIFTAPFPGHHSAVLVTPPNLKPDVVSANNSLVIAPSHPGTGSGFHVLPQTQKTPQLMMPKDNPYSPSPKNQKQSPGTVHSQPGSSQGSPCGLDQVPSPPSLMIGSSTFLTKSEHNQSRRTTHISAEQKRRSNINIGFKTLCNLVPTLRTLSNVPNATTLQKTVEHISKLQQERQQMQEEIKKLREEIEELNTSISACQEQLPATGVPMRQNRLDHMEERFNDYVQRHTFQNWKFWIFSVIIKPLFESFNSMVTTTSKARLCQTTLQWLDCHCSLPVLRPMVLSRLCHLSTTTSILSHPLRLPDEAIKAVTNTDV; via the exons ATGTCTCTACGGCAGACTTACCGCCGCGCGACCGCTAGCATAAAGCAGGAGCAGGATGACGACTCGGATACGGAGGACTCTCACCTGGAGCTTCTCAAAGTGGAAGGGCTGGAATCTCAAATCATCCACAGCGGACACTTCATGGTGTCTTGGCCCCACAGCGAGCACCCTCCGAAGAAAGGCTACGACTTTGACACTGTCAACAAGCAGACCTGTCAGACGTATCACTTCGGCAAGACGAGCACGTCGCACCTCTCCATAGACGCGTCCCTCACTAAACTCTTCGAGTGCATGACCCTTGCTTATAG tggcAAACTGGTGTCTCCTAAATGGAAGAACTTTAAAGGTCTAAAGCTGTTATGGAGAGACAAGATTCGCCTCAACAATGCCATATGGAGAGCCTGGTATATGCAGT ATGTGGAAAAGAGAGAGAATCCGGTTTGTCACTTTGTAACGCCTCTGGATGGAAATATGCACTTAGATGTTCACCGAGCTGCAGAG ACCATTGCCAGTGATGGAAGGTGCTGGAAAAGAAGAATAGAAATTGTCATTAGAGAATACCACAAGTGGAGAACATACTTTAAGAAAAGG CTTCATAAACACAAAGATGACGACCTCTCAAGCTTACTTACG GGGCCAGAGGAGCAGTTGTCGCTGTTTGGGGAAATCTCTCCAGACGTGCTGCGTGTCTCCTTTTGTCAGGATGAAGAGAGTGCTGCACGTCGTCTGCCTCGAAAGCACATCGAAACACCCGCCCCGATGGAGATGGACCCCCTCTTTGACATGGACGTTTTAATGTCCGAGTTTTCGGACACCTTGTTTTCCACGCTGGCCTCTCACCAGCCTCTAGCCTGGCCAAATCCCAGAGAGATCG CTCATGCAGGGAACGCAGACATGATCCAGCCGGGACTCATCCCTTTACAACCCAACCTCGATTTCATGGACTCCTGTGATCCTCTGCAAG ACTTATTTCACAGCCTTCGTCAGCCCGCCTTCCCCTCTGTTTTCCCCACTTCAACATCTGTCACCCCTCTACCCAGCAGCAGCGCTCAGTCACAG GCTTCATTATTGCCTTCCTTGAATCTCTCAGTCAACCACCCTTCTGGCTCCCTGCCCATGTCCTCTCCCATGACCACTCAGACGTCTGAAACCGGTGTGGCTGGCTATGAACAAAACTGCATGCCTTTGTTTGCTAGGCAAGTGGCGTCCAGCAATCAGTCCGTGGTTTCTTCCGAGTCCCTGTCCCGTGAACCTCTGGTGCAGTGCCTTCAGGGTCAGAACTTGGCGTCAGCTACAACTATAGTGCCTTCACCTCTGAACAACCCCTCCACTCTGGATGAGGACGTGACTTCATCTGTGACGACACACACAGCTCCTTCTACAGTAACTTCCAGCAATGTCACCACCACCACTACCATCAGCCACATGTCCGACTATAGCTCCATGTCCACACAGCCTCCACCTCTCCCATCCCAACTCCAACCTCTGGCTTCATTGACTGGCGGTCCCGTCCAGCCGCCTCAGTCTTTTGCCCTACCTCACCCTCTCCAGTCAAACAGTGCCATCAAAGTTAGACCTCGGCAGAAGATTGCGCCTTCTACATCTCACCTCATTTTCACAG CTCCTTTTCCCGGTCATCACAGTGCAGTGCTTGTCACCCCCCCAAATCTAAAACCAGATGTGGTTTCTGCTAACAATAGCCTGGTTATCGCTCCTTCTCATCCTGGAACG GGTTCAGGATTTCATGTTTTGCCTCAAACCCAAAAGACTCCTCAGCTAATGATGCCTAAAGACAATCCATATTCACCAAGTCCTAAAAACCAGAAGCAGTCCCCTGGTACTG ttcacagTCAGCCAGGATCCAGTCAGGGGTCACCCTGTGGGTTAGATCAAGTACCCAGTCCCCCATCACTGATGATTGGCAGTAGTACATTTCTGACAAAGAGTGAACACAATCAG AGTCGGAGGACAACACACATATCTGCAGAACAGAAGAGACGATCCAACATAAACATTGGCTTTAAGACACTCTGCAATCTTGTTCCCACGCTGAGGACATTATCGAAC GTCCCCAATGCAACCACACTACAGAAGACGGTGGAGCACATTAGTAAGCTTCAGCAGGAGAGGCAGCAGATGCAGGAAGAGATCAAGAAACTACGAGAAGAAATTGAAGAGCTCAACACTTCCATTAG CGCATGTCAGGAGCAGCTGCCTGCAACAGGAGTTCCAATGAGGCAGAATCGTCTGGACCACATGGAGGAGAGGTTCAACGATTATGTACAGAGGCACACTTTTCAGAACTGGAAGTTCTGGATC TTTAGCGTCATCATCAAGCCTCTGTTTGAGTCATTCAACAGCATGGTGACGACAACAAGCAAAGCCAGGCTGTGCCAGACCACACTGCAGTGGTTGGATTGTCACTGCTCTCTCCCAGTCCTCAGGCCAA tggtGCTGAGCAGACTCTGTCATCTGAGCACGACCACGTCCATTCTCAGCCATCCTCTACGCCTTCCAGACGAGGCGATCAAGGCCGTCACCAACACAGACGTGTAG
- the mlxip gene encoding MLX-interacting protein isoform X3: MSLRQTYRRATASIKQEQDDDSDTEDSHLELLKVEGLESQIIHSGHFMVSWPHSEHPPKKGYDFDTVNKQTCQTYHFGKTSTSHLSIDASLTKLFECMTLAYSGKLVSPKWKNFKGLKLLWRDKIRLNNAIWRAWYMQYVEKRENPVCHFVTPLDGNMHLDVHRAAETIASDGRCWKRRIEIVIREYHKWRTYFKKRLHKHKDDDLSSLLTDEESAARRLPRKHIETPAPMEMDPLFDMDVLMSEFSDTLFSTLASHQPLAWPNPREIAHAGNADMIQPGLIPLQPNLDFMDSCDPLQDLFHSLRQPAFPSVFPTSTSVTPLPSSSAQSQASLLPSLNLSVNHPSGSLPMSSPMTTQTSETGVAGYEQNCMPLFARQVASSNQSVVSSESLSREPLVQCLQGQNLASATTIVPSPLNNPSTLDEDVTSSVTTHTAPSTVTSSNVTTTTTISHMSDYSSMSTQPPPLPSQLQPLASLTGGPVQPPQSFALPHPLQSNSAIKVRPRQKIAPSTSHLIFTAPFPGHHSAVLVTPPNLKPDVVSANNSLVIAPSHPGTGSGFHVLPQTQKTPQLMMPKDNPYSPSPKNQKQSPGTVHSQPGSSQGSPCGLDQVPSPPSLMIGSSTFLTKSEHNQSRRTTHISAEQKRRSNINIGFKTLCNLVPTLRTLSNVPNATTLQKTVEHISKLQQERQQMQEEIKKLREEIEELNTSISACQEQLPATGVPMRQNRLDHMEERFNDYVQRHTFQNWKFWIFSVIIKPLFESFNSMVTTTSKARLCQTTLQWLDCHCSLPVLRPMVLSRLCHLSTTTSILSHPLRLPDEAIKAVTNTDV, translated from the exons ATGTCTCTACGGCAGACTTACCGCCGCGCGACCGCTAGCATAAAGCAGGAGCAGGATGACGACTCGGATACGGAGGACTCTCACCTGGAGCTTCTCAAAGTGGAAGGGCTGGAATCTCAAATCATCCACAGCGGACACTTCATGGTGTCTTGGCCCCACAGCGAGCACCCTCCGAAGAAAGGCTACGACTTTGACACTGTCAACAAGCAGACCTGTCAGACGTATCACTTCGGCAAGACGAGCACGTCGCACCTCTCCATAGACGCGTCCCTCACTAAACTCTTCGAGTGCATGACCCTTGCTTATAG tggcAAACTGGTGTCTCCTAAATGGAAGAACTTTAAAGGTCTAAAGCTGTTATGGAGAGACAAGATTCGCCTCAACAATGCCATATGGAGAGCCTGGTATATGCAGT ATGTGGAAAAGAGAGAGAATCCGGTTTGTCACTTTGTAACGCCTCTGGATGGAAATATGCACTTAGATGTTCACCGAGCTGCAGAG ACCATTGCCAGTGATGGAAGGTGCTGGAAAAGAAGAATAGAAATTGTCATTAGAGAATACCACAAGTGGAGAACATACTTTAAGAAAAGG CTTCATAAACACAAAGATGACGACCTCTCAAGCTTACTTACG GATGAAGAGAGTGCTGCACGTCGTCTGCCTCGAAAGCACATCGAAACACCCGCCCCGATGGAGATGGACCCCCTCTTTGACATGGACGTTTTAATGTCCGAGTTTTCGGACACCTTGTTTTCCACGCTGGCCTCTCACCAGCCTCTAGCCTGGCCAAATCCCAGAGAGATCG CTCATGCAGGGAACGCAGACATGATCCAGCCGGGACTCATCCCTTTACAACCCAACCTCGATTTCATGGACTCCTGTGATCCTCTGCAAG ACTTATTTCACAGCCTTCGTCAGCCCGCCTTCCCCTCTGTTTTCCCCACTTCAACATCTGTCACCCCTCTACCCAGCAGCAGCGCTCAGTCACAG GCTTCATTATTGCCTTCCTTGAATCTCTCAGTCAACCACCCTTCTGGCTCCCTGCCCATGTCCTCTCCCATGACCACTCAGACGTCTGAAACCGGTGTGGCTGGCTATGAACAAAACTGCATGCCTTTGTTTGCTAGGCAAGTGGCGTCCAGCAATCAGTCCGTGGTTTCTTCCGAGTCCCTGTCCCGTGAACCTCTGGTGCAGTGCCTTCAGGGTCAGAACTTGGCGTCAGCTACAACTATAGTGCCTTCACCTCTGAACAACCCCTCCACTCTGGATGAGGACGTGACTTCATCTGTGACGACACACACAGCTCCTTCTACAGTAACTTCCAGCAATGTCACCACCACCACTACCATCAGCCACATGTCCGACTATAGCTCCATGTCCACACAGCCTCCACCTCTCCCATCCCAACTCCAACCTCTGGCTTCATTGACTGGCGGTCCCGTCCAGCCGCCTCAGTCTTTTGCCCTACCTCACCCTCTCCAGTCAAACAGTGCCATCAAAGTTAGACCTCGGCAGAAGATTGCGCCTTCTACATCTCACCTCATTTTCACAG CTCCTTTTCCCGGTCATCACAGTGCAGTGCTTGTCACCCCCCCAAATCTAAAACCAGATGTGGTTTCTGCTAACAATAGCCTGGTTATCGCTCCTTCTCATCCTGGAACG GGTTCAGGATTTCATGTTTTGCCTCAAACCCAAAAGACTCCTCAGCTAATGATGCCTAAAGACAATCCATATTCACCAAGTCCTAAAAACCAGAAGCAGTCCCCTGGTACTG ttcacagTCAGCCAGGATCCAGTCAGGGGTCACCCTGTGGGTTAGATCAAGTACCCAGTCCCCCATCACTGATGATTGGCAGTAGTACATTTCTGACAAAGAGTGAACACAATCAG AGTCGGAGGACAACACACATATCTGCAGAACAGAAGAGACGATCCAACATAAACATTGGCTTTAAGACACTCTGCAATCTTGTTCCCACGCTGAGGACATTATCGAAC GTCCCCAATGCAACCACACTACAGAAGACGGTGGAGCACATTAGTAAGCTTCAGCAGGAGAGGCAGCAGATGCAGGAAGAGATCAAGAAACTACGAGAAGAAATTGAAGAGCTCAACACTTCCATTAG CGCATGTCAGGAGCAGCTGCCTGCAACAGGAGTTCCAATGAGGCAGAATCGTCTGGACCACATGGAGGAGAGGTTCAACGATTATGTACAGAGGCACACTTTTCAGAACTGGAAGTTCTGGATC TTTAGCGTCATCATCAAGCCTCTGTTTGAGTCATTCAACAGCATGGTGACGACAACAAGCAAAGCCAGGCTGTGCCAGACCACACTGCAGTGGTTGGATTGTCACTGCTCTCTCCCAGTCCTCAGGCCAA tggtGCTGAGCAGACTCTGTCATCTGAGCACGACCACGTCCATTCTCAGCCATCCTCTACGCCTTCCAGACGAGGCGATCAAGGCCGTCACCAACACAGACGTGTAG
- the mlxip gene encoding MLX-interacting protein isoform X4, with product MSLRQTYRRATASIKQEQDDDSDTEDSHLELLKVEGLESQIIHSGHFMVSWPHSEHPPKKGYDFDTVNKQTCQTYHFGKTSTSHLSIDASLTKLFECMTLAYSGKLVSPKWKNFKGLKLLWRDKIRLNNAIWRAWYMQYVEKRENPVCHFVTPLDGNMHLDVHRAAETIASDGRCWKRRIEIVIREYHKWRTYFKKRLHKHKDDDLSSLLTGPEEQLSLFGEISPDVLRVSFCQDEESAARRLPRKHIETPAPMEMDPLFDMDVLMSEFSDTLFSTLASHQPLAWPNPREIAHAGNADMIQPGLIPLQPNLDFMDSCDPLQDLFHSLRQPAFPSVFPTSTSVTPLPSSSAQSQASLLPSLNLSVNHPSGSLPMSSPMTTQTSETGVAGYEQNCMPLFARQVASSNQSVVSSESLSREPLVQCLQGQNLASATTIVPSPLNNPSTLDEDVTSSVTTHTAPSTPPPLPSQLQPLASLTGGPVQPPQSFALPHPLQSNSAIKVRPRQKIAPSTSHLIFTAPFPGHHSAVLVTPPNLKPDVVSANNSLVIAPSHPGTGSGFHVLPQTQKTPQLMMPKDNPYSPSPKNQKQSPGTVHSQPGSSQGSPCGLDQVPSPPSLMIGSSTFLTKSEHNQSRRTTHISAEQKRRSNINIGFKTLCNLVPTLRTLSNVPNATTLQKTVEHISKLQQERQQMQEEIKKLREEIEELNTSISACQEQLPATGVPMRQNRLDHMEERFNDYVQRHTFQNWKFWIFSVIIKPLFESFNSMVTTTSKARLCQTTLQWLDCHCSLPVLRPMVLSRLCHLSTTTSILSHPLRLPDEAIKAVTNTDV from the exons ATGTCTCTACGGCAGACTTACCGCCGCGCGACCGCTAGCATAAAGCAGGAGCAGGATGACGACTCGGATACGGAGGACTCTCACCTGGAGCTTCTCAAAGTGGAAGGGCTGGAATCTCAAATCATCCACAGCGGACACTTCATGGTGTCTTGGCCCCACAGCGAGCACCCTCCGAAGAAAGGCTACGACTTTGACACTGTCAACAAGCAGACCTGTCAGACGTATCACTTCGGCAAGACGAGCACGTCGCACCTCTCCATAGACGCGTCCCTCACTAAACTCTTCGAGTGCATGACCCTTGCTTATAG tggcAAACTGGTGTCTCCTAAATGGAAGAACTTTAAAGGTCTAAAGCTGTTATGGAGAGACAAGATTCGCCTCAACAATGCCATATGGAGAGCCTGGTATATGCAGT ATGTGGAAAAGAGAGAGAATCCGGTTTGTCACTTTGTAACGCCTCTGGATGGAAATATGCACTTAGATGTTCACCGAGCTGCAGAG ACCATTGCCAGTGATGGAAGGTGCTGGAAAAGAAGAATAGAAATTGTCATTAGAGAATACCACAAGTGGAGAACATACTTTAAGAAAAGG CTTCATAAACACAAAGATGACGACCTCTCAAGCTTACTTACG GGGCCAGAGGAGCAGTTGTCGCTGTTTGGGGAAATCTCTCCAGACGTGCTGCGTGTCTCCTTTTGTCAGGATGAAGAGAGTGCTGCACGTCGTCTGCCTCGAAAGCACATCGAAACACCCGCCCCGATGGAGATGGACCCCCTCTTTGACATGGACGTTTTAATGTCCGAGTTTTCGGACACCTTGTTTTCCACGCTGGCCTCTCACCAGCCTCTAGCCTGGCCAAATCCCAGAGAGATCG CTCATGCAGGGAACGCAGACATGATCCAGCCGGGACTCATCCCTTTACAACCCAACCTCGATTTCATGGACTCCTGTGATCCTCTGCAAG ACTTATTTCACAGCCTTCGTCAGCCCGCCTTCCCCTCTGTTTTCCCCACTTCAACATCTGTCACCCCTCTACCCAGCAGCAGCGCTCAGTCACAG GCTTCATTATTGCCTTCCTTGAATCTCTCAGTCAACCACCCTTCTGGCTCCCTGCCCATGTCCTCTCCCATGACCACTCAGACGTCTGAAACCGGTGTGGCTGGCTATGAACAAAACTGCATGCCTTTGTTTGCTAGGCAAGTGGCGTCCAGCAATCAGTCCGTGGTTTCTTCCGAGTCCCTGTCCCGTGAACCTCTGGTGCAGTGCCTTCAGGGTCAGAACTTGGCGTCAGCTACAACTATAGTGCCTTCACCTCTGAACAACCCCTCCACTCTGGATGAGGACGTGACTTCATCTGTGACGACACACACAGCTCCTTCTACA CCTCCACCTCTCCCATCCCAACTCCAACCTCTGGCTTCATTGACTGGCGGTCCCGTCCAGCCGCCTCAGTCTTTTGCCCTACCTCACCCTCTCCAGTCAAACAGTGCCATCAAAGTTAGACCTCGGCAGAAGATTGCGCCTTCTACATCTCACCTCATTTTCACAG CTCCTTTTCCCGGTCATCACAGTGCAGTGCTTGTCACCCCCCCAAATCTAAAACCAGATGTGGTTTCTGCTAACAATAGCCTGGTTATCGCTCCTTCTCATCCTGGAACG GGTTCAGGATTTCATGTTTTGCCTCAAACCCAAAAGACTCCTCAGCTAATGATGCCTAAAGACAATCCATATTCACCAAGTCCTAAAAACCAGAAGCAGTCCCCTGGTACTG ttcacagTCAGCCAGGATCCAGTCAGGGGTCACCCTGTGGGTTAGATCAAGTACCCAGTCCCCCATCACTGATGATTGGCAGTAGTACATTTCTGACAAAGAGTGAACACAATCAG AGTCGGAGGACAACACACATATCTGCAGAACAGAAGAGACGATCCAACATAAACATTGGCTTTAAGACACTCTGCAATCTTGTTCCCACGCTGAGGACATTATCGAAC GTCCCCAATGCAACCACACTACAGAAGACGGTGGAGCACATTAGTAAGCTTCAGCAGGAGAGGCAGCAGATGCAGGAAGAGATCAAGAAACTACGAGAAGAAATTGAAGAGCTCAACACTTCCATTAG CGCATGTCAGGAGCAGCTGCCTGCAACAGGAGTTCCAATGAGGCAGAATCGTCTGGACCACATGGAGGAGAGGTTCAACGATTATGTACAGAGGCACACTTTTCAGAACTGGAAGTTCTGGATC TTTAGCGTCATCATCAAGCCTCTGTTTGAGTCATTCAACAGCATGGTGACGACAACAAGCAAAGCCAGGCTGTGCCAGACCACACTGCAGTGGTTGGATTGTCACTGCTCTCTCCCAGTCCTCAGGCCAA tggtGCTGAGCAGACTCTGTCATCTGAGCACGACCACGTCCATTCTCAGCCATCCTCTACGCCTTCCAGACGAGGCGATCAAGGCCGTCACCAACACAGACGTGTAG